The sequence below is a genomic window from Sneathiella marina.
CCTGTTTGCACAAGCCATCGAACAGGGATGCACAGAACTGCGTCCGATGAAAGATCAATTCTTCGGTGATCGGAGCGGCACGCTGGTTGATCCTTTTGGACATACCTGGATAATCTCGATGAAAAAGACCGAGGTGTCGCCAAAAGAGATGCAAGACCGCTGGACTGCGGCCTTGCAGGGGTAAAGTTGCAGTCTATTTGCAAGATTTCAGTCAGTATAAAGCGGATTCGGCTGAATCCGTAGTCAATTGCACCCTACCTGCGGGTTCAACATAGGAAACGACCCCTTACCCATCTTGGGACAAGTCTTGTGCAAGCATCAATGCATTGCCGTCAGGATCGTAAAAGGTCGCAATGCTAACCATGCCCTCGACAGTTTCCGTATCACCGTCAAATTTCACACCTGCCGTTTCAAGGTCCCTACGCGCGGTGTCGATATCTAAAACCCCAAAGACAGGAACCGAATTGCCCGGTGTGGGTTCCGCCTGCTCACCGAGCCCTAAAGTCACGCCGGCTGTCTTGGTTTGCAGTTCGCTCCATCCTGCATCATCTATGTGATGAAGGAGAGTAAAGCCGAGCATATCACAATACCAATTGGCACTAAGATGACGATCTCGAACGGACATAGCAATAGTGATTGTATTCTCCAACGAGACAATAGGCATAAAACTTTCCTTTCGCGTAAAAATATAGTAACTATACTTTATGGACATAAATACTCTTGTCAAGATAACTTCACGTGCCTGGTCGCTGAACATATTGGCTCTGATGGATGCGGGAGTGCCGGGTCGACAGGCTCCGCTCCTTTCAGCCTCCAACGCCAGCCGGACTGCCTTTACCGCCAGTCTCGACCATTTGACCCAGTTGAAGCTGCTGGAACGAAATCCTGGTCATGGGCACCCTCTCCGTCCGGAATATCGTTTGACGTTAAAGGGGATAGAGGTCGCAAAGATCGCCAGAAGAATTGTAGAGGCCGACCCTGACTGCGCTGACTCTGATATAATTCGAAAATCATGGACTGTTCCTGTTCTTGCGGTGACTGGAAAGCCGCAATACTTCACTGAAATAAAATCAAAGCTTTTTCCGATTACGGACAGAGCATTATCCCAATCTTTATTTCAGCTTCACGGGCGGGATTGGCTTCTGCGTGATGTTGACTCAACAAAACGGCCATTAAGACCAACATATCAAGTGTCCAGCGTCGGCGTCAGAATAAACAGGGCCATTAATTTCGGCCGATAGCCGTAATTCTTGATTACAATGAGGTCACCGTTCCATATCGCCGGCGTAAATACAACGAAACTTGGCATGACCGAAGGACGATCATGCTTGCCTCATCGTAGCAATCTGATCAATTGAATGAGCTTAATCTGTAGTTTGCTGTATTCAAATAACAAATGCTTGCTCGATATACTGTAAATCGACACAATTGAATTGGTATTACTGCATCAGGGAGGAGCTCAATTTGACTGAAGAAGATCTTATACTGGATACTTTGGAAGAATATGCCAAAGCATATTGCGCAAAAGACCTTAACAGACTGATGGCCATATTCGTTGAGGGGCAAGGCATCTCGCTTATAGGAACTGGTTCTGATGAGCTTTGTTCTGGTAGAGAAGCTGTCGCAGCTGTCTTCGAGCGAAATTTCCGTGATGCGACAGCCTCACGATTCGAATGGGCC
It includes:
- a CDS encoding VOC family protein; protein product: MPIVSLENTITIAMSVRDRHLSANWYCDMLGFTLLHHIDDAGWSELQTKTAGVTLGLGEQAEPTPGNSVPVFGVLDIDTARRDLETAGVKFDGDTETVEGMVSIATFYDPDGNALMLAQDLSQDG
- a CDS encoding nuclear transport factor 2 family protein, with the translated sequence MTEEDLILDTLEEYAKAYCAKDLNRLMAIFVEGQGISLIGTGSDELCSGREAVAAVFERNFRDATASRFEWAWKDIAIHGNAAIVAIALNIHLKINDGTAIVPLRWTVSLIATNAGWKWVHRHASAAANSQEEGSAYPSLKN
- a CDS encoding winged helix-turn-helix transcriptional regulator gives rise to the protein MDINTLVKITSRAWSLNILALMDAGVPGRQAPLLSASNASRTAFTASLDHLTQLKLLERNPGHGHPLRPEYRLTLKGIEVAKIARRIVEADPDCADSDIIRKSWTVPVLAVTGKPQYFTEIKSKLFPITDRALSQSLFQLHGRDWLLRDVDSTKRPLRPTYQVSSVGVRINRAINFGR